A genomic region of Zalophus californianus isolate mZalCal1 chromosome 1, mZalCal1.pri.v2, whole genome shotgun sequence contains the following coding sequences:
- the LOC113918055 gene encoding olfactory receptor 10H3-like, translating to MVSEFILVGFSNFPQHLLPAFFLLYLLMYLFTLLGNLIIMATVWSERSLHTPMYLFLCALSTSEILFTVAVTPRMLVDMLSSHRSITFVACASQMFFSFTFGFTHSFLLMIMGYDRYVAICHPLRYNVLMSTHTCARLVSWTWAGGSVMGMMVTLIVFHLTFCGSNMIQHFGCHVFSLLKLSCGKETSSVTLGVILVCVTALMGCLFFIILSYVFIVAAILRIPSAEGRHKTFSTCVSHLTVVIVHYGFASIIYLKPKGPHSMDSNTLMTTTYTVFTPFLSPIIFSLRNKELKNAIKKSFQRKFSPLST from the coding sequence ATGGTGTCTGAATTCATCCTCGTGGGCTTCTCCAACTTCCCACAGCAtctcctgcctgccttcttcctgCTGTACCTGCTGATGTACCTGTTCACTCTGCTGGGGAACCTGATCATCATGGCCACTGTGTGGAGTGAGCGCAGCCTGCACACACCCATGTACCTCTTCCTGTGTGCCCTGTCCACCTCCGAGATTCTGTTCACTGTTGCTGTCACCCCTCGAATGCTGGTTGACATGCTCTCTAGCCACCGCTCCATCACCTTTGTGGCCTGTGCCAGCCAGATGTTCTTCTCCTTCACATTTGGCTTCACCCACTCCTTCCTGCTCATGATCATGGGCTATGACCGCTACGTGGCCATCTGCCACCCCCTGCGCTACAACGTGCTCATGAGCACCCACACCTGTGCCCGTCTAGTATCCTGGACCTgggctggtggctcagtcatgggGATGATGGTGACCCTGATAGTTTTTCACCTCACCTTCTGTGGGTCAAACATGATCCAGCATTTTGGCTGCCATGTGTTTTCCCTCCTAAAGTTGTCCTGTGGGAAGGAGACATCCTCTGTCACCTTGGGTGTGATCCTGGTGTGTGTCACAGCTCTGATGGGCTGTTTATTCTTCATCATTCTCTCTTATGTCTTCATTGTGGCTGCTATATTGAGGATCCCCTCAGCTGAGGGCAGGCACAAGACCTTCTCCACATGTGTGTCCCACCTCACTGTGGTCATTGTGCACTACGGTTTTGCCTCCATTATCTACCTCAAGCCGAAGGGCCCCCATTCTATGGACAGTAACACTCTGATGACCACCACCTATACAGTCTTCACTCCCTTTCTCAGCCCAATCATTTTCAGCCTCAGGAATAAGGAGCTCAAGAATGCCATAaagaaaagcttccagagaaAATTCAGTCCCCTAAGCACCTGA